The proteins below are encoded in one region of Natranaerobius trueperi:
- a CDS encoding DUF3967 domain-containing protein, translating to MGRTITLKEAETKTGIPSRTIRRYIHNHGQRLPIIKEGNKYLIEEYALPLLTRIREFYDQGMTVKDVDDKLDSDGDSLLIEVDRVTEQPAMDHEQMKQFLKTIIERQDSKIKELETKVDNLSNLLQEGQRQQSNLTELANKQTQNKIEELEEKLEERDQKLMEAIRELQEKKKPWWKKLMGK from the coding sequence ATGGGAAGAACAATTACTTTAAAAGAAGCAGAAACTAAAACTGGAATACCTTCAAGAACGATTAGAAGATACATACATAATCATGGCCAACGACTTCCAATAATCAAAGAGGGTAACAAATATTTGATAGAAGAATATGCCTTGCCACTTTTAACTCGTATTAGGGAATTTTATGACCAAGGAATGACCGTCAAAGATGTAGACGATAAACTCGATAGTGACGGGGATAGTTTGTTAATTGAAGTTGACCGCGTGACCGAGCAGCCGGCCATGGATCATGAACAGATGAAACAATTTTTAAAAACTATAATAGAACGTCAGGATTCTAAAATTAAAGAATTAGAAACTAAAGTAGATAATTTAAGTAACCTACTACAGGAAGGTCAGCGACAACAATCTAACTTAACTGAATTAGCAAACAAACAAACTCAAAATAAAATTGAAGAACTCGAAGAAAAGTTAGAGGAAAGAGATCAAAAATTGATGGAGGCAATTCGAGAGCTCCAAGAAAAAAAGAAGCCTTGGTGGAAAAAACTCATGGGTAAATAG